A single genomic interval of Pseudomonas sp. FeN3W harbors:
- a CDS encoding NAD(P)/FAD-dependent oxidoreductase, with protein sequence MAPLESQHREVVIIGAGPSGAIAGALLKRKGHDVLIIERQRFPRFSIGESLLSHCLDFIEEAGMLDAVRAAGFQTKHGAAFGWGERYTDFDFRDKFTTGHGSTYQVQRADFDKLLADQAELQGVEIRYEEEVSAVDFSNERPWLQIRRGNGSQYRVDAAFVLDASGYGRVLPQLLDLEAPSGFPVRRAIFTHIEDRIDDPRFDREKILITTHPELRDVWYWTIPFSNGRCSLGVVASAERYEGRPVNLDACLREFALEAPNLKRILKNAVWDTPARLIGGYSANVKSLHGPGFALLGNAAEFLDPVFSSGVTIAMRSAHMAAAVLHRQLSGETVDWETEFATPLKRGVDTFRTYVEGWYDCSFQDVIYYEHAQPEIRRMISSILAGYAWDEKNPYVADPKRRLRVLAELCSAGTGA encoded by the coding sequence ATGGCGCCGCTTGAGTCGCAACACCGTGAAGTCGTGATCATCGGCGCCGGGCCGTCCGGCGCCATCGCCGGCGCGCTGCTCAAGCGCAAGGGCCACGATGTATTGATCATCGAGCGCCAGCGCTTTCCGCGCTTCTCCATCGGCGAGAGCCTGCTATCACACTGCCTGGACTTCATCGAGGAAGCCGGCATGCTCGATGCGGTGCGCGCGGCGGGCTTCCAGACCAAGCACGGCGCGGCCTTCGGCTGGGGCGAGCGCTACACCGATTTCGACTTCCGCGACAAGTTCACCACCGGCCACGGCAGTACCTACCAGGTCCAACGCGCCGACTTCGACAAGCTGCTGGCCGACCAGGCCGAGCTGCAGGGCGTGGAGATTCGCTACGAGGAGGAAGTCAGCGCGGTGGATTTCAGCAACGAACGGCCCTGGCTGCAGATTCGCCGGGGCAACGGCAGCCAGTACCGCGTCGACGCCGCCTTCGTGCTCGATGCCAGCGGCTACGGTCGTGTGCTGCCGCAGTTGCTGGATCTGGAAGCGCCATCGGGCTTCCCGGTACGCCGGGCGATCTTCACCCACATCGAGGATCGTATCGACGATCCGCGCTTCGACCGCGAGAAGATCCTCATCACCACCCATCCCGAACTGCGCGATGTCTGGTACTGGACCATCCCGTTCAGCAACGGCCGCTGCTCGCTGGGCGTGGTCGCCAGCGCCGAGCGCTACGAAGGCCGGCCAGTGAACCTGGATGCCTGCCTGCGTGAGTTCGCTCTGGAAGCGCCGAATCTCAAGCGCATCCTCAAGAACGCCGTATGGGACACGCCGGCACGACTGATCGGCGGTTACTCGGCCAACGTCAAAAGCCTGCATGGTCCGGGCTTCGCCCTGCTTGGCAATGCCGCCGAGTTCCTCGACCCGGTATTCTCCTCCGGCGTGACCATCGCCATGCGCTCGGCACACATGGCCGCAGCCGTATTGCACCGCCAGCTGAGCGGCGAAACGGTGGACTGGGAGACCGAGTTCGCCACCCCGCTCAAGCGTGGGGTCGATACCTTCCGGACCTACGTGGAGGGTTGGTACGATTGCAGCTTCCAGGACGTGATCTACTACGAACACGCCCAGCCGGAGATCCGCCGGATGATCAGCTCGATCCTCGCCGGCTATGCCTGGGACGAAAAGAACCCCTATGTCGCCGACCCCAAACGCCGCCTGCGCGTACTGGCCGAACTCTGCTCGGCGGGTACCGGTGCCTGA
- a CDS encoding DUF3261 domain-containing protein: MRRLLLGLCLVLLAGCAARAPLPATTPALEVPLQLHVRRLGSEPADWLLVIQREAAALRWSLLDPLGIPLARQQLRDGDWHADGLLRPNPEARELFAALLFALTRRDQLAALYGGEAEQHDPTERQLRQAGSVRWQVRYRSAQSFELDVAPGLTYGVAPLPDTTGNQHR, from the coding sequence ATGAGGCGACTGCTGCTCGGCCTGTGCCTAGTGCTGCTGGCGGGCTGCGCGGCACGCGCACCGCTGCCGGCAACCACGCCGGCACTGGAGGTGCCACTGCAGCTGCATGTCCGGCGCCTGGGTAGCGAGCCGGCGGATTGGTTACTGGTGATCCAGCGCGAAGCAGCCGCACTGCGCTGGTCGCTGCTCGATCCGCTGGGCATCCCGCTCGCGCGGCAGCAACTGCGCGATGGCGACTGGCACGCCGATGGACTGCTACGACCCAATCCGGAGGCGCGCGAACTGTTCGCCGCGCTGCTGTTCGCCTTGACCAGGCGCGACCAGCTGGCCGCGTTGTATGGCGGCGAAGCGGAGCAGCATGACCCCACTGAACGACAGCTGCGCCAGGCTGGCAGCGTACGCTGGCAGGTGCGCTATCGATCCGCACAGAGCTTCGAACTCGACGTGGCGCCGGGTCTGACCTATGGTGTCGCCCCCTTGCCCGACACCACCGGAAACCAGCACCGATGA
- a CDS encoding beta-ketoacyl-[acyl-carrier-protein] synthase family protein, whose amino-acid sequence MTAYLNALGVICALGNGKAEVAARLFAGDASGMQVHPQPVAGRRLPVGAVRCALPALPDDDPRHATRNNQLLLAAAQEIESDIRKAIARYGQSRIGVVLGTSTTGIQEASQGIAGLLREGSFPPGYHYAHQELAAPASFLGEWLQLAGPCYSISTACTSSARALLSAKRLLDAGLCDAVLCGGVDCLSDLTLQGFSALEATSETLCNPFSRNRNGINIGEAAVLFLMARDTDGEADIALLGGGASSDAHHISAPDPEGRGALSAMRQALARASCTPEQIAYLNLHGTATPHNDAMESAAVAMLFPRGVACSSSKPLTGHTLGAAGALEAAFCWLSLSPFNPDQQLPPHRWDGEPDPELPALQLVAAGTRMNPTRPRRMMSNSFAFGGNNISLILGDAP is encoded by the coding sequence ATGACCGCCTACCTCAACGCCCTCGGCGTGATCTGTGCGCTCGGCAACGGCAAGGCCGAGGTCGCCGCGCGCCTGTTCGCCGGCGATGCCTCGGGCATGCAGGTCCATCCGCAGCCCGTGGCCGGCCGGCGACTGCCGGTGGGCGCGGTCCGCTGCGCACTGCCGGCGTTGCCCGACGACGATCCGCGGCATGCCACGCGCAACAATCAGCTGTTGCTGGCTGCCGCGCAGGAGATCGAAAGCGATATCCGCAAGGCCATCGCCCGTTACGGCCAGAGTCGTATCGGCGTGGTGCTGGGCACCAGCACTACGGGCATTCAGGAAGCCTCGCAGGGCATCGCCGGGTTGCTACGCGAGGGGTCGTTTCCGCCCGGCTACCATTACGCGCATCAGGAACTGGCGGCACCGGCGAGCTTTCTGGGTGAATGGCTGCAACTGGCCGGCCCCTGCTACTCGATCTCCACGGCCTGTACCTCGAGCGCCCGCGCGCTGCTCAGCGCCAAGCGCCTGCTCGACGCCGGCCTCTGCGATGCAGTGCTGTGTGGTGGTGTGGATTGCCTGAGCGATCTCACGCTGCAGGGCTTTTCTGCGCTGGAAGCCACCAGCGAGACGTTGTGCAACCCGTTCTCGCGCAACCGCAACGGCATCAACATCGGTGAGGCCGCAGTGCTGTTCCTGATGGCCCGCGATACCGACGGCGAAGCCGATATCGCCCTGCTCGGCGGCGGTGCCAGTTCCGACGCTCATCACATCTCCGCGCCCGATCCCGAGGGTCGCGGCGCCCTGAGCGCGATGCGCCAGGCGCTGGCCCGCGCCAGCTGCACACCCGAGCAGATCGCCTACCTCAACCTGCACGGCACCGCCACGCCCCACAACGACGCCATGGAAAGCGCCGCCGTTGCCATGCTGTTTCCCCGTGGCGTGGCCTGCTCCTCGAGCAAGCCGCTGACCGGCCACACCCTCGGTGCGGCCGGGGCGCTGGAGGCGGCGTTCTGCTGGTTGTCGCTATCGCCCTTCAACCCCGATCAGCAGCTACCGCCGCACCGCTGGGATGGCGAGCCCGATCCGGAATTGCCGGCATTGCAGCTGGTAGCAGCGGGTACACGAATGAATCCAACAAGGCCGCGACGAATGATGAGCAATTCCTTCGCCTTCGGTGGCAACAACATCAGCCTGATTCTGGGGGATGCACCGTGA
- a CDS encoding hotdog family protein → MIDWPIAELLPHAGDMILLDGVERFDDDSVETVLQVRADGLLNADDGSLPAWVGLEIMAQSVAAFAGCHARQAGQPVELGFLLGTRSYQCNVEAFPIDAGLRVRAHRSLQDDNGMGVFECHLDGPGIHAEARLNVFRPPEVASYLQESAP, encoded by the coding sequence GTGATCGACTGGCCCATCGCCGAGCTGCTGCCTCACGCCGGCGACATGATCCTGCTCGACGGCGTCGAGCGTTTCGACGACGACAGTGTGGAAACCGTACTGCAGGTGCGTGCCGATGGCCTGCTCAACGCCGACGACGGCAGCCTGCCGGCCTGGGTCGGCCTGGAGATCATGGCGCAGAGCGTCGCCGCATTCGCCGGCTGCCATGCACGCCAGGCCGGCCAACCGGTGGAACTGGGCTTTCTGCTCGGCACACGTAGCTACCAGTGCAATGTCGAAGCGTTTCCGATCGATGCCGGCCTGCGCGTCCGTGCCCATCGTTCTCTGCAGGACGATAACGGCATGGGTGTCTTCGAATGTCATCTCGACGGGCCCGGCATCCATGCCGAGGCACGTCTGAACGTGTTCCGCCCGCCCGAAGTGGCGAGTTACCTACAAGAGTCTGCCCCATGA
- the fabG gene encoding 3-oxoacyl-ACP reductase FabG, whose translation MSETVLITGSSRGIGRAIALRLAQAGHDIVLHCRSRRDQAEAVQAEIQAMGRSVRILQFDIADRAACRRELEADVEAHGAYYGVVCNAGLTRDGAFPALTDDDWDQVLRTNLDGFYNVLQPLTMPMIRRRQPGRIVCITSVSGLIGNRGQVNYSASKAGVIGAAKALAVELGKRRITVNCVAPGLIDTEMLDAELPIEEMLKMVPAQRMGTPEEVAGAVNFLMSAEAAYITRQVIAVNGGLC comes from the coding sequence ATGAGTGAAACCGTCCTCATCACCGGTTCCAGCCGTGGCATCGGCCGCGCCATCGCGCTGCGTCTGGCCCAGGCTGGCCACGACATCGTGCTGCATTGCCGCTCGCGTCGCGACCAGGCCGAAGCGGTCCAGGCCGAGATCCAGGCGATGGGTCGCAGCGTGCGCATCCTGCAGTTCGACATCGCCGACCGCGCCGCCTGTCGGCGTGAGCTGGAAGCCGATGTCGAAGCGCACGGAGCCTACTACGGCGTCGTCTGCAATGCTGGCCTGACCCGCGATGGTGCCTTCCCGGCCCTGACCGACGACGACTGGGACCAGGTACTGCGTACCAATCTGGACGGCTTCTACAACGTGCTGCAGCCGCTGACCATGCCGATGATTCGCCGCCGCCAGCCGGGGCGCATCGTCTGCATCACCTCGGTGTCCGGCCTGATCGGCAACCGCGGCCAGGTCAACTACAGTGCTTCGAAGGCTGGCGTCATCGGGGCGGCAAAGGCTTTGGCGGTGGAGTTGGGCAAGCGCAGGATCACCGTCAACTGCGTTGCACCCGGGCTGATCGATACCGAGATGCTCGATGCCGAACTGCCCATCGAAGAAATGCTGAAGATGGTTCCGGCACAGCGCATGGGCACCCCGGAAGAGGTCGCCGGTGCGGTGAATTTCCTCATGTCCGCCGAGGCGGCGTATATCACCCGGCAGGTCATCGCCGTCAACGGAGGGCTGTGCTGA
- a CDS encoding beta-ketoacyl-ACP synthase has protein sequence MSDRRVVVTGMSGITSLGSDWASIEANFSANRSGIRRMHVWDRFSELNTRLAGPVDDFAVPAHWTRKQLRSMGRVSRLSVLAAERALADAGLLDDASIRDGRMGVACGSSTGSTEEIKAFGNMLLNSVAEGLNANSYIRMMPHTTAANVSIFFGLTGRVIPTSSACTSGSQGIGYAYEAIKFGRLPLMLAGGAEELCATEAMVFDALYATSLKNDAPHTSPRPYDSGRDGLVIGEGAGMLVLEELEHALARGATIHAELVGFGSNADGQHATKPEQLTMRRAMELALEDAGLAPAAIGYVNGHGTATEQGDIAETQATQALFGSGMPISSQKSYLGHTLGACGALESWFSIEMMNRNRYIHTLNLDSVDPRCGELDYLQGAPRVMQHEYVMNNNFAFGGINTSLIFRRWT, from the coding sequence ATGAGCGACAGGCGTGTAGTCGTCACCGGCATGTCCGGCATCACCTCGCTGGGCAGTGACTGGGCAAGCATCGAAGCCAATTTCAGCGCCAACCGCAGCGGCATTCGCCGCATGCATGTGTGGGATCGCTTCAGCGAACTGAACACCCGCCTGGCGGGCCCGGTGGACGACTTCGCGGTTCCCGCGCACTGGACGCGCAAGCAGCTGCGCAGTATGGGCCGGGTGTCGCGGCTGTCGGTACTGGCCGCCGAGCGTGCGCTGGCCGATGCCGGCCTGCTGGACGATGCTTCGATCCGTGACGGCCGCATGGGGGTCGCCTGCGGTTCCTCCACCGGCAGCACCGAGGAGATCAAGGCCTTCGGCAACATGCTGCTCAACTCGGTGGCCGAGGGGCTCAATGCCAATTCCTACATTCGCATGATGCCGCACACCACCGCGGCCAACGTCAGCATCTTCTTCGGCCTCACCGGCCGGGTGATCCCCACTTCCAGCGCCTGTACCAGTGGCAGCCAGGGCATCGGCTATGCCTACGAGGCAATCAAGTTCGGCCGCCTGCCACTGATGCTGGCCGGCGGTGCCGAGGAGCTGTGCGCCACCGAGGCCATGGTCTTCGACGCCCTATACGCCACCAGCCTGAAGAACGACGCACCGCATACCTCGCCGCGCCCCTACGACAGCGGACGTGATGGCTTGGTGATCGGCGAAGGCGCTGGCATGCTGGTGCTCGAGGAGCTGGAACATGCCCTGGCCCGCGGTGCGACGATCCACGCCGAGCTGGTCGGCTTCGGCAGCAACGCCGACGGCCAGCACGCCACCAAGCCGGAACAGCTGACCATGCGCCGAGCCATGGAGCTGGCCTTGGAAGATGCCGGACTCGCACCGGCGGCTATCGGCTACGTGAACGGCCATGGCACCGCTACCGAGCAGGGCGACATCGCCGAAACCCAGGCGACCCAAGCGCTGTTCGGCAGCGGCATGCCGATCAGCTCGCAGAAGTCCTATCTCGGCCACACCCTGGGTGCGTGCGGTGCGCTGGAATCCTGGTTCAGCATCGAGATGATGAACCGCAATCGCTACATCCATACGCTCAATCTGGATTCGGTCGACCCGCGCTGCGGCGAGCTCGACTATCTGCAGGGTGCGCCGCGCGTCATGCAGCATGAGTATGTAATGAACAACAATTTCGCCTTTGGCGGGATCAACACCTCGCTGATCTTCCGTCGCTGGACCTGA
- a CDS encoding excinuclease → MKTTAWIGTALALLVLPGISQARDTTHYLPFDAVVAEATQAGRLDGSVKFYLAGKTPGNAKVVRSGVTTSKKTNAFNKTDEGACSWALQSALIAMQQSAKAAGANAVVNIASNYKHVEYKDSEKYECHAGAIMAGVALKGDLANVK, encoded by the coding sequence ATGAAAACAACCGCATGGATAGGCACAGCGCTGGCGCTTCTGGTGCTGCCAGGCATCAGCCAGGCTCGTGATACCACCCACTACCTGCCGTTCGACGCCGTTGTCGCCGAAGCCACCCAGGCCGGCCGCCTGGATGGCAGCGTCAAGTTCTACCTGGCCGGCAAGACGCCGGGCAATGCCAAGGTCGTGCGCAGCGGCGTCACCACCAGCAAGAAGACCAATGCATTCAACAAGACCGACGAAGGCGCCTGCAGCTGGGCCCTGCAATCGGCGCTGATCGCCATGCAGCAGTCCGCCAAGGCTGCCGGCGCCAATGCCGTGGTGAACATCGCCAGCAACTACAAGCACGTCGAATACAAGGACAGCGAGAAGTACGAGTGCCATGCCGGCGCCATCATGGCCGGCGTTGCCCTCAAGGGCGATCTGGCCAACGTCAAGTAA
- a CDS encoding LysR substrate-binding domain-containing protein: MELRHLRYFVAVAEELHFGRAAELLRISQPPLSQQIQGLEQELGVRLFDRTNRRVSLTDAGRLFLDETRRTLAQVDKSVDVVRRAEQGEIGELQVGFTSSAPFTSILPRAILAFRQAFPAVHLALQEMTSKQVIDAVQDEKLQVGMIRPFALPPGLQTVELFSEPLVALMHTGHPLAEAGEEGLALAELADEPFVFFPRSYGTGLYDQLLNLARQAGFSPRIAQEANEALTIIGLVAAGLGVSVLPASFRRIRIDGVRFRTLSDQDATTAVWLVKRRQEQSPLAQAFMDLVTREALSQR; this comes from the coding sequence ATGGAACTGAGACATCTACGCTATTTCGTGGCGGTGGCCGAGGAACTGCACTTCGGACGGGCAGCCGAACTGCTGCGCATCTCTCAGCCGCCGCTGAGCCAGCAGATCCAGGGCCTGGAACAGGAACTGGGCGTGCGCCTGTTCGATCGCACCAACCGCCGGGTGTCGTTGACCGATGCCGGCCGGCTGTTTCTCGACGAGACACGGCGCACCCTGGCTCAGGTGGACAAGTCGGTCGACGTGGTGCGGCGTGCCGAGCAGGGTGAGATCGGCGAATTGCAGGTCGGTTTCACCTCGTCAGCGCCCTTCACCTCGATTCTGCCGCGGGCGATTCTGGCTTTCCGCCAGGCCTTCCCGGCGGTGCACCTTGCGCTGCAGGAAATGACCAGCAAGCAGGTGATCGACGCGGTGCAAGACGAGAAGCTGCAGGTCGGCATGATCCGCCCTTTTGCCTTGCCGCCGGGCCTGCAGACCGTCGAGCTGTTCAGCGAGCCACTGGTCGCGCTGATGCATACCGGGCATCCGCTTGCCGAGGCAGGGGAGGAGGGCCTGGCGCTGGCGGAGCTGGCCGATGAGCCCTTCGTCTTCTTTCCGCGCAGCTACGGCACCGGACTTTACGACCAGCTGCTGAACCTGGCGCGGCAGGCGGGATTCAGCCCACGCATCGCACAGGAAGCGAACGAAGCGCTGACCATCATCGGACTGGTGGCGGCGGGACTGGGGGTGTCGGTGCTGCCAGCATCGTTTCGCCGTATCCGTATCGACGGGGTGCGCTTTCGCACCCTGTCGGATCAGGACGCCACCACAGCCGTGTGGCTGGTCAAGCGTCGCCAGGAGCAGTCGCCCCTGGCGCAGGCGTTCATGGATCTGGTTACACGCGAGGCGTTGAGCCAGCGTTAA
- a CDS encoding MFS transporter, which yields MSSTHDASGASAKIPAPDAPISHTEKGTPRFTRTALALFAGGFATFALLYCVQPMMPMLSQAFGINAAQSSLILSLSTLTLAVGLLITGPISDAIGRKQVLVVSLLAAAVFTVGSALAPSWEGVLLMRALVGLALSGVAAVAMTYLSEEIHPHHLGLAMGLYIGGNAIGGMSGRLLSGVLVDYLSWHSVLGLMGGLALLAALLLWRLLPESRHFQPRPLRLRGLAQGYTLHFRDAGLPWLFLQGFLLMGSFVTLYNYIGYRLIAEPFHLSQTMIGLLAVLYLSGIYSSAQVGALADRFGRRRVFWLVIALMLAGVALTLFDRLPLVLPGMLLFTFGFFGAHSVASSWIGRRAQQARGQASSLYLFSYYLGSSIAGTLGGVFWHAAGWDGVGLFIASLLLIALAVALHLARLRPLPEPQAAH from the coding sequence GTGAGCAGTACGCACGACGCCAGTGGCGCGTCAGCAAAGATACCCGCGCCTGACGCACCCATCAGCCATACCGAAAAAGGTACGCCGCGCTTCACGCGCACTGCCCTGGCCCTGTTCGCCGGCGGCTTCGCCACCTTCGCCCTGCTCTACTGCGTGCAGCCGATGATGCCCATGCTGTCGCAGGCGTTCGGTATCAACGCAGCACAGAGCAGCCTGATCCTTTCGCTCTCGACCCTGACGCTGGCCGTCGGACTGCTGATCACCGGGCCGATCTCCGATGCCATCGGCCGCAAGCAGGTGCTGGTCGTCTCCCTGCTCGCTGCCGCCGTGTTCACCGTCGGCAGCGCGCTCGCGCCCAGCTGGGAAGGCGTACTGCTGATGCGCGCACTGGTCGGCCTGGCGCTCAGCGGCGTGGCTGCGGTGGCCATGACCTACCTGAGCGAAGAGATCCACCCGCATCACCTGGGCCTGGCGATGGGGCTATACATCGGCGGCAACGCCATCGGCGGCATGAGCGGGCGCTTGCTGAGCGGCGTGCTGGTGGACTACCTGTCGTGGCACAGCGTACTCGGACTGATGGGCGGGCTGGCCCTGCTGGCGGCACTGCTGCTCTGGCGCCTGCTGCCGGAATCGCGACATTTCCAGCCGCGCCCATTGCGCCTGCGCGGCCTGGCGCAGGGCTACACCCTGCACTTTCGCGATGCTGGCCTGCCCTGGCTGTTCCTGCAGGGCTTCCTGCTGATGGGCAGCTTCGTCACGCTGTACAACTACATCGGCTATCGGCTGATTGCCGAGCCGTTCCACCTCAGCCAGACCATGATCGGCCTGCTGGCGGTGCTCTATCTGTCGGGCATCTACAGTTCGGCACAGGTGGGGGCGCTGGCCGATCGCTTCGGCCGGCGCCGGGTGTTCTGGCTGGTGATCGCCCTGATGCTGGCCGGCGTGGCCCTGACCCTGTTCGACCGGCTGCCGCTGGTGCTGCCGGGCATGCTGCTGTTCACCTTCGGCTTCTTCGGCGCCCATTCGGTGGCCAGCAGCTGGATCGGCCGCCGCGCGCAACAGGCGCGCGGCCAGGCGTCGTCGCTCTATCTGTTCAGCTACTACCTGGGCTCGAGCATCGCCGGCACGCTGGGTGGCGTCTTCTGGCACGCTGCCGGCTGGGACGGCGTAGGCCTGTTCATCGCTTCGCTGTTGCTGATCGCCCTCGCCGTGGCCCTGCACCTGGCGCGCCTGCGCCCACTACCGGAGCCGCAGGCGGCACACTGA
- the hemE gene encoding uroporphyrinogen decarboxylase has translation MTALKNDRFLRALLKQPVDVTPVWMMRQAGRYLPEYRASRAKAGDFMSLCMNPELACEVTLQPLERYPLDAAILFSDILTVPDAMGLGLYFETGEGPRFKKVVSTVADIEALPIPDPEKDLGYVMDAVRTIRRELNGRVPLIGFSGSPWTLATYMVEGGSSKDFRKSKAMLYENPQAMHALLDKLAQSVTSYLNGQILAGAQAVQIFDSWGGSLSAAAYQEFSLAYMRKIVDGLIREHDGRRVPVILFTKGGGLWLESMADSGVEALGLDWTCDIGEARRRVGDKVALQGNMDPSVLYAKPDAIRAEVARILASFGHGNGHVFNLGHGITPEVDPAHAGAFIESVHELSAQYHG, from the coding sequence ATGACCGCCCTGAAGAACGACCGCTTCCTTCGTGCCCTGCTCAAGCAGCCTGTTGACGTCACCCCGGTGTGGATGATGCGCCAGGCTGGCCGCTATCTGCCCGAGTACCGGGCCAGCCGCGCCAAGGCCGGTGACTTCATGAGCCTGTGCATGAACCCCGAACTCGCCTGCGAGGTGACGCTGCAGCCGCTGGAGCGCTATCCGCTGGATGCCGCGATCCTGTTCTCCGACATCCTCACCGTGCCGGACGCCATGGGCTTGGGTCTGTACTTCGAGACCGGCGAGGGGCCGCGCTTCAAGAAGGTGGTGAGCACCGTTGCGGACATCGAGGCGCTGCCGATCCCCGATCCGGAGAAGGATCTGGGCTATGTGATGGACGCAGTGCGCACCATCCGCCGCGAGCTCAATGGCCGCGTGCCGCTGATCGGTTTCTCCGGCAGTCCGTGGACCCTGGCGACCTACATGGTCGAGGGCGGCTCGTCGAAGGACTTCCGCAAGTCCAAGGCCATGCTCTACGAGAACCCGCAGGCGATGCACGCCCTGCTGGACAAGCTGGCGCAGTCGGTCACCAGCTACCTCAATGGGCAGATCCTCGCCGGTGCCCAGGCGGTGCAGATCTTCGATTCCTGGGGTGGCAGCCTGTCGGCGGCGGCCTATCAGGAGTTCTCCCTGGCCTACATGCGCAAGATCGTCGATGGCCTGATTCGCGAGCATGACGGCCGCCGTGTGCCGGTCATCCTGTTCACCAAGGGCGGCGGCCTCTGGCTGGAATCGATGGCCGACTCGGGCGTCGAGGCGCTGGGGCTGGACTGGACCTGTGATATCGGCGAGGCACGCCGCCGCGTCGGCGACAAGGTCGCGCTGCAGGGCAACATGGACCCGAGCGTGCTCTATGCCAAGCCCGACGCCATCCGCGCCGAGGTCGCGCGTATTCTGGCGAGCTTCGGTCATGGCAATGGCCACGTGTTCAACCTGGGCCACGGCATCACGCCGGAAGTCGATCCAGCCCATGCCGGCGCCTTCATCGAATCGGTGCACGAACTGTCCGCGCAGTACCACGGCTGA
- a CDS encoding FAD-dependent oxidoreductase: MTERLNNDFQFIEVGRKDPKKKLLRQRKKEFVEIYEPFKPQQACEQAHRCLGCGNPYCEWKCPVHNYIPNWLKLVSEGNILAAAELAHQTNTLPEVCGRVCPQDRLCEGACTLNDGFGAVTIGSVEKYIADTAFAMGWRPDMSKVKPTGKKVAIIGAGPAGLGCADILVRNGVTPVVFDKNPEIGGLLTFGIPEFKLEKTVLSRRREIFGGMGIEFRLNTEVGKDISIDQLLADYDAVFMGMGTYTYMKGGFPGEDLPGVYDALDFLIANVNRNLGFEKSAEDFIDMKGKRVVVLGGGDTAMDCNRTSIRQGAKSVTCAYRRDAANMPGSRREVKNAKEEGVKFLFNRQPIAIVGEGKVEGVKVVETRLGAPDARGRRSPEPIPGSEQVLPADAVVIAFGFRPSPAPWFEAQGIQIDNQGRVVAPEVGKFKHQTSNPKIFAGGDMVRGSDLVVTAIFEGRQAAEGIMDYLGV; this comes from the coding sequence ATGACTGAACGTCTGAATAACGACTTCCAGTTCATCGAGGTCGGGCGCAAGGATCCGAAGAAGAAACTGCTGCGCCAGCGCAAAAAGGAGTTCGTCGAGATCTACGAACCCTTCAAGCCGCAGCAGGCCTGCGAACAGGCCCACCGCTGCCTGGGTTGCGGCAACCCCTATTGCGAGTGGAAGTGCCCGGTGCACAACTACATTCCCAACTGGCTCAAGCTGGTCTCCGAGGGCAACATCCTCGCTGCTGCCGAGCTGGCGCACCAGACCAACACCCTGCCGGAAGTCTGCGGCCGCGTCTGTCCGCAGGACCGCCTCTGCGAGGGTGCCTGCACGCTGAACGACGGTTTCGGTGCGGTGACCATCGGCTCGGTGGAGAAGTACATCGCCGATACCGCCTTCGCCATGGGTTGGCGGCCGGACATGTCCAAGGTCAAGCCGACCGGCAAGAAGGTCGCGATCATCGGTGCCGGTCCGGCAGGCCTCGGTTGCGCCGATATCCTCGTGCGCAACGGCGTGACGCCGGTGGTGTTCGACAAGAACCCTGAGATCGGTGGCCTGCTGACCTTCGGCATTCCCGAATTCAAGCTGGAAAAGACCGTGCTCAGCCGTCGTCGCGAAATCTTCGGCGGCATGGGCATCGAGTTCCGTCTGAACACCGAGGTGGGCAAGGACATCAGCATCGACCAGCTGCTGGCCGATTACGACGCCGTGTTCATGGGCATGGGCACCTACACCTACATGAAGGGCGGCTTCCCCGGGGAAGACCTGCCGGGTGTGTACGACGCACTGGATTTCCTCATCGCCAACGTCAACCGCAACCTCGGCTTCGAGAAGTCTGCCGAAGACTTCATCGACATGAAGGGCAAGAGGGTCGTGGTGCTGGGCGGTGGTGATACCGCGATGGACTGCAACCGCACTTCCATCCGCCAGGGCGCCAAGAGCGTGACCTGTGCCTACCGCCGCGATGCGGCGAACATGCCGGGTTCGCGCCGCGAAGTGAAGAACGCCAAGGAAGAGGGCGTGAAGTTCCTCTTCAACCGCCAACCCATCGCCATCGTCGGCGAAGGCAAGGTCGAAGGTGTGAAAGTGGTCGAGACGCGTCTCGGCGCGCCGGATGCCCGCGGCCGCCGCAGCCCCGAGCCGATTCCCGGTTCCGAGCAGGTGCTGCCGGCCGATGCGGTGGTCATCGCCTTCGGTTTCCGCCCGAGCCCGGCACCGTGGTTCGAAGCTCAGGGCATTCAGATCGACAACCAGGGCCGCGTTGTCGCGCCCGAGGTGGGCAAGTTCAAGCACCAGACCAGCAATCCCAAGATCTTCGCCGGCGGCGATATGGTCCGCGGTTCCGATCTGGTAGTGACGGCGATCTTCGAGGGTCGTCAGGCTGCCGAGGGAATCATGGATTACCTTGGCGTCTGA